Within Cellulophaga sp. L1A9, the genomic segment CTAATTTTTAAAGTGATTCTATTTTTTCTTTTGAACTAGGGCCTAATTCATACACCGCACCTAACAATTCTGATTTGAGAGCCTTTGCCTTTTTAGTTAATCCATTGGCTTTGTAAATTTCTGCACAGGTAAAAAGTAGTGCGGGCTCATAAGACTTCCCTTCAATATGTTTCGTTACAATAGCTAAAGCTTTTTCCTTTTCTCCTAATTTTAAATAACTAGAAGCTAAAAAATGATAGGATTCTGGTGTGGGCCTATTGTTTACTTCTCTCTTTGCCAATTCTAAAGCCTTATCCCATTGCTTGGTCTCCTCTAAATATAGGTTGATGCTATACCCATTGTACATTTCTCCGTAAGACGGATTTTTAACACTCTTGATGTATTCATCTATATTGAGGAGTTTCATTTCCGTGTTATCCATATACGCTGCTATTTCTGCTTTTAAAAGATAATAATCTGGGGCATGGTAATTTTTAGTCACGGAATCTAAGATCCGTAGGGCTTCATTCGGATTTTTTTCATGAGAAAAAACAATCCAAGCAATTCCCTTTTTTGCATAAGCATTTTCAGGATCTAGTTCTAAAGATTTTAGGTAATACTTATAGGAATCAGAAAACCTACCGGCATGACCGTAGTAGTCTGCAAGATTGGTATAAGACCAGAGAATTAAAGCCTTCGTATAGGTTTTTTCTGCTTTGTCTTTTGCTTGTTCCATGTAATTAATAGTCGTCTCCAAATCTCCATTATAGTCGTTCCATTTTGCAGCACGAATTAAAAAATCAAAATTCGTAATATCGGTAATACTATCCAAGTAATTTTTTGCTAATGTATAGTTCCCGAGCTCCATATGCACATCAAATAAAAGGTTTTGGGTATTTTTTAAACCAGAACCTATTGCCCTTGCTTCATTTGCTTGGACTAGGGCTTCTTTAAAACGATGTTGTGAGATATAATTGCGTGCCAAAGCTCTACGGTAGCCCGCTCTTCCAGTGGCCGCAATAGCAACAGCCTTTTTTAAGGCTTGTTCAGATTTTTTTAAATAAGAAATATCTCCTGTTGCTTTAAAGTAATTTTCATATTGGCCGGAAACAATGCCAAAACTAGTTAGTTGTATACTATCCGGTTTGATTTTAGAGTTCCAAAGTTCAAAATATTTTGAAGTTGTTTTAGGGGGTACAGAAGATAAATAAGCGTTATAATCTTCCGCTTTGGTAATCGTATTATGCTCATTTGAATTGCAGGAAAGCAATATGAGAAAGATTAAAGTAAGGATGCTAAATTTCATAGTGTGGTTTATTTGTAATTAGGCTTAATTTTTAAAATATAAGAGGGCTATTACACCCTCTTACACCTCCTCTTTATAGTTCCCTATTCAGGATTTCCTAAATAAGGAAAGGTAGCTGTAGGGCTAGCTGTAATGCCAACACCGTCTGAGGTAAGTCTTGGCAAATCTGCCATCCCATCACCATCTGTATCTTGACCACTAAAACGATCTCCTTCCATTCCTCCAAAAAGAAGAATTAAGGATACATCAATAACATCATCTTGAATCATTCTCCCTGTTAAAGCCACTTCATCTCCGTCTGGCACAAGGATTCTCCCATCCATATCTGCATCTGTACCAGGATTAAAGTAGGTAGTAGGTAAATTAGGAGCCACTTCTAAAACATCTGCGGCCAAATAACCTGTTAATGTGGCAACATCTAGGCCTAGAATATTGTTTTCATAGTTTACCGCTGCAGGATCTGCTCCCAAAATAGTGGCATACACATCATGGTATGCCTCTAATCTAGCTTCAAAACTAGCCTGAAAAGCTACCGCCATAGCTGCTGGCAACGTTCTATTCTGACTATCTTTTGTAGCATCATCTGCGCTTAAAACCGTATTTATTCCCGGTCTTCCCATATGATCTACCTGAGAATAAGTTCCTGAAAAATCTGCATTAGCATCTGGCAACATCGTACTTTGGTTGTCATCATCATTATTACAAGAAGCGAAAGAAAGCGCCAAGACATAAGAACACGTGTATAGTATATTTGAAAATTTCATAAGTATATTTTTAAAATGATAGATTATTATTGTTTTTTGTTTGAAGTAACCCAAGTTTTGTACACTTCAAGGCCTAAAGCGTTAGTAGCAGTGGTAGTTCCTAACATAGCATTTGGAATTTCTAATACTATGGACATAGTGTTAGCACCATCAAAAGTATCTTCTGCTTCAGAAGCTTCTTTAAACCCCAATGGAGCATTACCACCAATTACGGCGTTGAATTGAAAAAAGTCAAAAAAGAAAGCATCCTGCCTAGGACCCGCAAATAACTTTACTCCAGAAGCGATTGTTGTTGTTTTGGCAGTAGCATCAGAAATTTCTACACTGCCTAAGGGAGCATCAATTACTACTTGACTGTCTAATCCTTTTTGCGACGGAGCAACAGGACCAAAAAAATACATAATGCCATCTCTAGGTATTGCTTGGATGACTTTATCTTCTACCAAATCGCCATCTAAATCAATATTAATTTCGATAAGTACATTTTCATCAAATGTACCATAAGCTAAATCTGGTAATACATTTGTTTGTAGGTCTACAATGAATACCGTATTGTCTGAACCTGTTGTTGGCTCAAAGGCATAAAAGTCTGCAATATCTGCCGATGTTCCTGTAGAAGAAGGTGCATCTATATGATCTGCAGCAATTAAAATTGTCCCCGTAATGGCAAGAAGAGCTAGACCAAAATACGTTTTTGTGTTTTTCATGATATTTAATTTTTAGATTATTTATTCCCCAACACTTACGAGAAAATGGAAATAGGGTTTGGTTTTAAATGTTAAAAATATGTTAACACAATTTTGAACCTAATTAAGATTCTGTAGTTCAGTAGGATATGCTAAATAGTTTTGTAGTAATTTTGCAGCTTGAAAAATGATTGATCAATGAACCCTTCAGCATCAGGTTGGATAGATAAATTTGGACACCTTGTAAAAGATTATCATGAGCTTTATGATAATTTTGATGAACTATATGCACACTTAAAAAATATTGGATTCATTTACGGAATTAATGTAAGCATTCCAGAATTTATACATCCAGAACATCCGCTTTCTGAAGATGAAAAAGCAAAAATAAATTTGCTTACTGCATTATATTTTACCTTCAGACAGAAAAGTAAAGAGATAAGTTTTTCTAATTTTTTAGAAGAAATATTTGAGTTTTATAATCAACTTGGCATCAATAAAATTTCATTTTTGAATAAAATTTTAACTGGAAAAAAGACCTCCTCCCAGCTGGAAAAATTGATTGATTCTCGAATTTATTTAGATGATAATGTCATCAGTAAAAATTTTAATAGCATTATTACAAACTCATTATTATACATTGATGTCTTAACTTTTAAGAACTATTTAGAGCTAAAATCAGATCCAAAAAAGCATGCTGAAAAGTTAGAATATATTACCATAAATATAATTTACCACACCCTAAGTTCTAAGCAAAAAAATAAAACTGACGTAAAATTAGCACAGCTTTTTGAATCGTCCTTAACATTTATTGACAGCGCCCAAGATAGTTTTGACGGTACCTACAGGAGTAAATTAATGAACAATTTTACACCGCGAGAAAACAACTATTTTTTAGATGTTGCTTGCTTAACGGTGTGGGAAGATCAGTCTCTAGAATACAAAGAATCTGAGTTCATTTTTGGCCTTGGAAAAGACCTTGGAATAGGGTCTGAACAGATCTTAAAATCTATAGAAGAAGTGGCTGTTTTTTTCGAACAAAATACGCGTCAGATTCCACATTTAAAAAACAATAATTTAGCCGTGCAATTTTACGATAGCATGTCTAAAATTGTAAATAAATTGATTTTAAGGAACAGTAAAAGACTGCAAAAAGAACTTTCTGAAAGCAAAGAATTAGTCGCCCTTTTATCTAAATCTACCGTGAAAGATCTCACGGAAGAAGAGAAGAAAAAAGTCCAAAATCAGCTTCTAGATATCTTTAAAAGCATTCCTTCATTGGCCATTTTTATCTTACCCGGCGGCGCTGTTTTGCTTCCTATCTTTATAAAACTAATCCCCAAACTATTGCCATCTGCTTTTGATGACAACAGAGTAGACGAATAGGAGGAATACCTAAAAAAAGCCACTATAAGAAAAACCTATAGTGACTTTTTAAATTATTTAAACTATTTACATTCAGTTTTTTAAGCAATACTACTCTAACCAAAGCTTAAAATCACGGACACGTTCTCTACTCACGATGATTTCTTGCTCATTAAACTTTATTAATTTGATTTGCAGCCTAGAATTCGTGTAAGATACAATATCTTTTATACAATTTACATTCACGTAAAACTTACGACTTACTCGAAAAAATATTTTAGGATCTAGGTCTTCTTCTAGATTATCTAAGGTGGTTTCTAAAAGATAATTTCTGCCTTCGGTAGTTGCTGCATAGGTGCCTTTGTTCTCACTGTAAAAACATTCTACCTCATCTGCATTTATGATTTTTAAATGTTGCCCTACTTTGGTCGTAAACCGTTTTTTAAATTCGCGTTCAATAGGGTTAACAAGTAGCTTTTTTATGTCTTCAAAATCAAGCGTTAATTTCTCCTTTTTTGGCGCTAAAGACCTGTACTTTTTAACGGCAATTTCTAGATCCTCATCATCGATAGGTTTTAACAAATAATCAATGCTATTTAGCTTAAAAGCCTGGAGTGCATATTCATCAAAAGCAGTGGTAAAAATGATGGCACTTTTGACTTCTACCGCTTCAAAAATTTCAAACGAAAGTCCATCTGAAAGCTGAATATCTAAGAAAATTAAATCGGGATGTTCGTTATTATGAAACCAATTTATAGCCTCTTCTACAGAATGCAAAAGCACAGAAACCTCAACGCCTAAATCTTCAAGTAACCGATTTAATCTTCTCGCTGATGGTTTTTCGTCTTCAATAATAATTGTTTTCATTTGGTCTTTTTTTGGTCTTTATTTTACAAGTAATTATTAGTCTTCAAAAAATTACAATCGCATTTTTTAAATTTATTAGCTACTAGAAGATTCTTGTTCTTCGCTCATGTATTTTTTAATTTTCTGCTCTTCCCAATCGGTAAAAAAACTTGGCTTGATTTTAAAAACTACGAGTCCATGAATCAATACTCCTATTCCCCAAATAATTGGTATTCCATATACATTCCAATCAATCCAATTTAAGATTTGAGGATTACCTAACGCTTCTTTACTTAAGAGGGTAATGATAAATTTTCCTCTAAAAATAAATACTAAAATATTTATAATTAAATAAATCGTAAGATGGTCATAAAAACCTTTTATTGTCGCAACTCGTTTTTGAGCGCGTTCTAATTTTGTTCTTTTTTTAAGATCCATATTATTTGTATTTACCAATTTCATTAGTATCTTCTTCTAAATACTGCTTGATTTTTCTTTCCTCCCATTCTTTACTAAAGAAGGGATTAAACTCAAACACTTTTGCTCCGTGAAAAAAGACCCCTATACCCCAAAATATTGCGGTAGAAAAGGTGCCAAAAGTGGTAAATGCTTCTATAAAACTATCTCCTGAGCTCATGTTCCCTACAACGCTAACTGTACTAATCATAATATTAACCAGGATATACACTGTTAAGTGAATATAAAAACCTTTTAAAGCTTTAATACGCTGTGCTGCTCTTTCTCTCTTACTATTTGTATTGGATGTTTTCATCTGTAGTGTCTTTTACCTTTAGGTTATTATTCCCATCTTTTCTTGGTCTCTTCTTCTTTCATAAACTCATCTATCTTCCGTTGCTCCCAATTTCTTCCCATGAGTGCATCGTACCCAAAGAGTTTTATTGCTTTTACAGCTGTGGCTATAGAAACTCCTAAGACCACCCATAAGAACCATGGGTTGCTCCATTCATTGAGGTAATAGTTAATACTCCCCGTAATAACAATAGCTACTATGTATTTGAATACTTTGTTATAAAAAGCTTTTATAGCTTCTACGCGTTCTTTGGCTCTAAAATATTTAGTATCGGTGTCTGAATTGTTCATCTGTAGTTATTTAGTTGTTTTGATACTTCAAAGATGTTACTATCTTGTCTTTTCTCTAAATAGAAGATACTGAGTTGTATATTTTTAATGCTGAATTGTTATTTGCGTTTAAAATTGGTCATCATCCATATACTCTCGCATCTTACGCTCCTCCCAATTACGTCCAAATAACGGATTGTAGCCATAGGCTTCCATTCCATGCGCAACGAGTCCAGAACCCCAACCTAAGGCTGGAAATATCACCCAAGGGAAGCTTGTGGTATTATAATTTACGAATATCAAAATAGGAATGACAATGCAATAAGACATTAGATTCCCATAAAACCCTTTTATTTTCTCTACCCGTTCTTTTGCCTTTTGATATCTTTTATCTTCTAGATAATCTTCTTGAGTTTCCTTCATAGAAACCTGTTTTGTTAGCATCGGAATTTCTACTCTAAAATCTGAAGCTGTTTTAACAATAACTACCTTCCTATTGGAAAGTATGTTGTAGCGTTCTTGGATATTTTTTAACCCCACACCACTACTCTTTTTAACCACTTGCTTCTCCTGTAAATTATTACTCACCACTAATTGTCCGTTTTCTTCAAATACACGGAGGTGTAAAGGCCGTTCTGAAGTAACCACATTATGCTTCACCGCATTTTCTAGCAACAACTGTAAGGATAAAGGAACAATCCTAGCCTCTGGATTACTAGCGTGGTCCGGAGTTTCAAAGATAATACTGTCTTCAAATCGCATTTTTAATAGTCGTATATACGTTTTTGCAAACTGTAATTCTTCATCTACAGATACCAAATCCTTATTTTTTTGCTCTAACACATACCGGTATACTTTAGATAAAGAAGTCGTGAATTTTTGCGCCTGATGCGGATCTTCATCAATTAAGCTCGTTAAAACATTTAAACTATTGAATAAAAAGTGAGGATCTAATTGATTTTTTAAAGCATCAAACTTAGCGGATGCTGTGCTCGCTATAATCTTTTGTTCTTTAACTTTTTTATTCTGACTTAATCGATAGAAATAAACAGCATGAAAAACAATAGAAACTAATATGGTAATTAATAAACAAAATATATAGAACCTAGGGTTTTCACTCCAAATGAAAGTACTCCAGCTTTCCCCTCCAATAAGTACCTCTATAGAAAATCGAATTAAAAAAACAGCTAACATTGATAACAAAACACCTCCTAAAGCTCCAATAATGAGTCTAAATCTTTTAAATCTAACCCAAACCACTTTATTGTTTAAATATCTAAAGAAGAAAGTATTTAAGACCGTTAAGGTTATAGAATATATAAAATAGTATTGCAGATTGTTCTTAAACTGCGTATCAAAATTTACAGTACTCCCTAACAGAATATTCATTCCTACATCTATAATTACAATACAGACACCTATTAGAATACCTCTTAGTACAATTTTTAATACTTGTTTCATTTCAAAATTTATTAAATCATTAAAAAACGATTTATCATACCCCACTCCTTAATCCAAAAAATTAAGAGTTCTACTTCAAAAATAGCAAAAGCTAAAGAGTAGAACGCTAATTCCCTTAAATCATAAAGTTATCTATTTTAAATAGTTCTTGCGCAAATTTGAAATTTAACAAGCCATTTTAAAATAAAAGGCTACTGAAATGTAGATTTATCAGGACAGACTGACGCTAAAATAATAGCAAAACAAGAGATCGAAAGAAATTAGCTACAATATTCAGCATTATTTGAAACATATATTTTATATTTTGTAGTCTTTACTGTGTTAATTTTTATATTTTTATAGGATTAACATTCTCCCCCCGGCACCTTAACAGTATTTCTATTCCGTAAAAAGGTCCTATGAGTAAAAAATTAATTGCTACATCAATCCTATTATTTATAATCTTAAGTATAGCGATATGGACCATAACTATTATTAGAATAAACAACTATGAGAAAAATCTAATTGCGTTAGAAGTAGCAGAATCAGACACTAAACTATCCTTAGCCAGTGATCAATTATTAAATCTTTACGAAACAAGTAAGAAAAAAGTGCTGTTTTTTAAAGACCTCGCAGAAGCCAATTATAAAAAAAATAAAGCCTTCAATGACATTCGTGATGTGCTTTATCTTTTCCTTAAAAATGAAGACAATTACTTTCAAGCACGAATTATAAACACGAAAGGACAAGAAGTGCTTAAAATAGAAAACATGTATAATAGCATTTCTATATATGAAGACAAGTATTTAGAAGACAAGTCTAACCGGTATTACTTTCAAGAATCATTAAAACTAAAAAAGGGACAGGTATTTATTTCTAATCTAGACCTAAATATTGAAAATAATAAGATAGAACTCCCTTATAGACCTACGGTGCGTTTTTTTACAAAAATATATAGTCCAGATCAAGAGTTATTGGGTATTGTAGGTCTTAATCTTAATGCCGAAACATGGTTGAATGGAATAGGAACTAACGATATTAATATATTAAATAACCCAAACGAAGTATTCTACAAAGAAAGTGGCAGGCAAGACCTCTATACCAAATCTAAAAAAGATTTAACTTTAAGGGATACCAATGGCAAACCTATTTACAATGTAAAGGAAGTTATTATTATGGGGATGTCTACTTGGACCCTGTATACCTCCATACATTCTGCTGCGGTAGAGGAAAAAATAAAAACTAATAAAAAGAAAAGTATCTCCTTCGCTGTTTTCTTAAACCTGGGCTTGCTCTTTTTTATTTTTACTATTCATAATCTGTATTATAAAAACAAGCGCATTTCTTTATTAAATAATTCAATAAACTTAAGGCTAGAAGAAAGAAATACGCTGCTGAAAGAAATACACCATCGGGTTAAAAATAATCTGCAAGTAATTACAAGCTTATTAAACCTACAGTCGCGTTATATAAAGGATGAAGAGACTAAAAGTATGCTAAAATATAGTCAATATCGCATCAAATCTATGGCGCTATTGCATGAAAGCTTATATAGGAGTGATGATTTAAGTAAGATTAACTACAAAGATTATTTAAATCAACTTGTTAATGGTTTAATCGTTTCTATGAAAGGCAGCAATACCAAAATCACTTTAGATTTAGACGTAGACGAGATCTACTTTAATATAGACACCTCTATACCATTGGGCTTAATTATCAATGAGTTAGTAACCAACTCCCTAAAATATGCATTTAGCGAAAATATAGGGACGATCACGATAGCTCTAAAAAAACAAGCCAATAATTCTTTTTTACTTCGTTTAAGTGATAATGGGAAAGGATTTCCTAAATCGGTAACTTTTAGAAATACCGAAACTTTAGGTTTAAAACTAGTACATAAACTGGTATTGCAACTGCGTGGAAACATAGAAAAAGACAACATTCAAACAGGGACAGCTTTTATTATTACATTCCAAGAAATTCAAGAATTCTCATAGCTATGAAATATAGTATACTCATCGTCGAAGATAATTTTATCATCCAAATGTTTCTGGAAGAGATTCTTCTTAGCATTGGAGAACACACCGTTAAAACAGCCAATAATGCTAATAATGCATTGCTTATTTTAGAAGATTACAAACCCGATGTTATTTTGATGGACATTGGTATTGGACCTGGACTAGACGGAATAGAAGTCGCAGAAATCATTAAAGATAAATACCGCATTCCTATTGTATTCCTAACAGGAAACTCTGATGAATCGACCATTCTAAGAGCTCATAAAACAAACCCTATTCACTTTATATTTAAACCTATTGATGAAGGCAAGTTACTTACTGAGTTTTCGGTAATCAAAGACAAACTAGTGGACTTATCTTTAAAATAAACTAGTTACATAGGCACCATATAGGTTTGTTTAATTGTTCCTATAACAAAAGTACTATGAGCACTGCCTATATTTTCTACAGAACCTAAACTATTAATTACAAAATCTTGATAATCTTTCATATTCTTTACCAATACTTTAAGCATAAAATCATAATCTCCAGAAATGTTGTAACATTCTGTCACCTCTTGTAATGCAATAATATCTTTAACAAATTTATTACCTATCGCTTTGGTAT encodes:
- a CDS encoding 2TM domain-containing protein, giving the protein MKTSNTNSKRERAAQRIKALKGFYIHLTVYILVNIMISTVSVVGNMSSGDSFIEAFTTFGTFSTAIFWGIGVFFHGAKVFEFNPFFSKEWEERKIKQYLEEDTNEIGKYK
- a CDS encoding sensor histidine kinase, whose translation is MSKKLIATSILLFIILSIAIWTITIIRINNYEKNLIALEVAESDTKLSLASDQLLNLYETSKKKVLFFKDLAEANYKKNKAFNDIRDVLYLFLKNEDNYFQARIINTKGQEVLKIENMYNSISIYEDKYLEDKSNRYYFQESLKLKKGQVFISNLDLNIENNKIELPYRPTVRFFTKIYSPDQELLGIVGLNLNAETWLNGIGTNDINILNNPNEVFYKESGRQDLYTKSKKDLTLRDTNGKPIYNVKEVIIMGMSTWTLYTSIHSAAVEEKIKTNKKKSISFAVFLNLGLLFFIFTIHNLYYKNKRISLLNNSINLRLEERNTLLKEIHHRVKNNLQVITSLLNLQSRYIKDEETKSMLKYSQYRIKSMALLHESLYRSDDLSKINYKDYLNQLVNGLIVSMKGSNTKITLDLDVDEIYFNIDTSIPLGLIINELVTNSLKYAFSENIGTITIALKKQANNSFLLRLSDNGKGFPKSVTFRNTETLGLKLVHKLVLQLRGNIEKDNIQTGTAFIITFQEIQEFS
- a CDS encoding LETM1-related biofilm-associated protein; this encodes MNPSASGWIDKFGHLVKDYHELYDNFDELYAHLKNIGFIYGINVSIPEFIHPEHPLSEDEKAKINLLTALYFTFRQKSKEISFSNFLEEIFEFYNQLGINKISFLNKILTGKKTSSQLEKLIDSRIYLDDNVISKNFNSIITNSLLYIDVLTFKNYLELKSDPKKHAEKLEYITINIIYHTLSSKQKNKTDVKLAQLFESSLTFIDSAQDSFDGTYRSKLMNNFTPRENNYFLDVACLTVWEDQSLEYKESEFIFGLGKDLGIGSEQILKSIEEVAVFFEQNTRQIPHLKNNNLAVQFYDSMSKIVNKLILRNSKRLQKELSESKELVALLSKSTVKDLTEEEKKKVQNQLLDIFKSIPSLAIFILPGGAVLLPIFIKLIPKLLPSAFDDNRVDE
- a CDS encoding DUF4331 family protein, which translates into the protein MKNTKTYFGLALLAITGTILIAADHIDAPSSTGTSADIADFYAFEPTTGSDNTVFIVDLQTNVLPDLAYGTFDENVLIEINIDLDGDLVEDKVIQAIPRDGIMYFFGPVAPSQKGLDSQVVIDAPLGSVEISDATAKTTTIASGVKLFAGPRQDAFFFDFFQFNAVIGGNAPLGFKEASEAEDTFDGANTMSIVLEIPNAMLGTTTATNALGLEVYKTWVTSNKKQ
- a CDS encoding Lrp/AsnC family transcriptional regulator, encoding MENLDLTDLALLKLLQENSNYTTKEIAARVNLSPTPVYERLRKLEKEGYIKKYVALLDAEKLGRELIVFCNITLKQHTKAIGNKFVKDIIALQEVTECYNISGDYDFMLKVLVKNMKDYQDFVINSLGSVENIGSAHSTFVIGTIKQTYMVPM
- a CDS encoding LytTR family DNA-binding domain-containing protein, which encodes MKTIIIEDEKPSARRLNRLLEDLGVEVSVLLHSVEEAINWFHNNEHPDLIFLDIQLSDGLSFEIFEAVEVKSAIIFTTAFDEYALQAFKLNSIDYLLKPIDDEDLEIAVKKYRSLAPKKEKLTLDFEDIKKLLVNPIEREFKKRFTTKVGQHLKIINADEVECFYSENKGTYAATTEGRNYLLETTLDNLEEDLDPKIFFRVSRKFYVNVNCIKDIVSYTNSRLQIKLIKFNEQEIIVSRERVRDFKLWLE
- a CDS encoding DUF4331 family protein is translated as MKFSNILYTCSYVLALSFASCNNDDDNQSTMLPDANADFSGTYSQVDHMGRPGINTVLSADDATKDSQNRTLPAAMAVAFQASFEARLEAYHDVYATILGADPAAVNYENNILGLDVATLTGYLAADVLEVAPNLPTTYFNPGTDADMDGRILVPDGDEVALTGRMIQDDVIDVSLILLFGGMEGDRFSGQDTDGDGMADLPRLTSDGVGITASPTATFPYLGNPE
- a CDS encoding response regulator translates to MKYSILIVEDNFIIQMFLEEILLSIGEHTVKTANNANNALLILEDYKPDVILMDIGIGPGLDGIEVAEIIKDKYRIPIVFLTGNSDESTILRAHKTNPIHFIFKPIDEGKLLTEFSVIKDKLVDLSLK
- a CDS encoding 2TM domain-containing protein; amino-acid sequence: MDLKKRTKLERAQKRVATIKGFYDHLTIYLIINILVFIFRGKFIITLLSKEALGNPQILNWIDWNVYGIPIIWGIGVLIHGLVVFKIKPSFFTDWEEQKIKKYMSEEQESSSS
- a CDS encoding lipopolysaccharide assembly protein LapB produces the protein MKFSILTLIFLILLSCNSNEHNTITKAEDYNAYLSSVPPKTTSKYFELWNSKIKPDSIQLTSFGIVSGQYENYFKATGDISYLKKSEQALKKAVAIAATGRAGYRRALARNYISQHRFKEALVQANEARAIGSGLKNTQNLLFDVHMELGNYTLAKNYLDSITDITNFDFLIRAAKWNDYNGDLETTINYMEQAKDKAEKTYTKALILWSYTNLADYYGHAGRFSDSYKYYLKSLELDPENAYAKKGIAWIVFSHEKNPNEALRILDSVTKNYHAPDYYLLKAEIAAYMDNTEMKLLNIDEYIKSVKNPSYGEMYNGYSINLYLEETKQWDKALELAKREVNNRPTPESYHFLASSYLKLGEKEKALAIVTKHIEGKSYEPALLFTCAEIYKANGLTKKAKALKSELLGAVYELGPSSKEKIESL
- a CDS encoding 2TM domain-containing protein encodes the protein MKQVLKIVLRGILIGVCIVIIDVGMNILLGSTVNFDTQFKNNLQYYFIYSITLTVLNTFFFRYLNNKVVWVRFKRFRLIIGALGGVLLSMLAVFLIRFSIEVLIGGESWSTFIWSENPRFYIFCLLITILVSIVFHAVYFYRLSQNKKVKEQKIIASTASAKFDALKNQLDPHFLFNSLNVLTSLIDEDPHQAQKFTTSLSKVYRYVLEQKNKDLVSVDEELQFAKTYIRLLKMRFEDSIIFETPDHASNPEARIVPLSLQLLLENAVKHNVVTSERPLHLRVFEENGQLVVSNNLQEKQVVKKSSGVGLKNIQERYNILSNRKVVIVKTASDFRVEIPMLTKQVSMKETQEDYLEDKRYQKAKERVEKIKGFYGNLMSYCIVIPILIFVNYNTTSFPWVIFPALGWGSGLVAHGMEAYGYNPLFGRNWEERKMREYMDDDQF
- a CDS encoding 2TM domain-containing protein, with the protein product MNNSDTDTKYFRAKERVEAIKAFYNKVFKYIVAIVITGSINYYLNEWSNPWFLWVVLGVSIATAVKAIKLFGYDALMGRNWEQRKIDEFMKEEETKKRWE